Proteins from a genomic interval of Capsicum annuum cultivar UCD-10X-F1 chromosome 4, UCD10Xv1.1, whole genome shotgun sequence:
- the LOC107868139 gene encoding BUD13 homolog isoform X1, translating to MVGPSSASTSLKEYLKKYESNNNEEEKKKQKKKKKVKPNVKSVGVVVVDEDPVWQKPVKIEDEEDESADEELPQVNEDIEVKRMKRLEQLRARRPFGSVSEDGSGWVSVSSTSNNVISDEQVSDLSPPRKRLGRNDSPSPEPQLNPSSSGADYLSPPRKPRARNDTPSPESGPNQPRTQEGDLSPPRKRSARNDLPRARIHSPSPESQLKPSSSRDADLSPPRKRRVRNDTPELEMKSLNSRDVDVSPPRRRRIRNDTPSPESKARSSADFSPPRRRQKHGQSLLDTSDVSPPRRGSRAQGDSRVDQPTDLSPLRKARPASSTMKQGPKTGLVSGKDIKEEIDRTKKEDWLRFQEMDPLVSGRNAEPVYRDKITGQRMSKEEFLKSKKKKEEKEKPKEIKLEWGKGLAQKREMEVRLQELESEKDRPFARTRDDPELDTMLKERVRWGDPMAHLVKKKQLDPILPDFGTNEKMKDSGFIIPQVIPSHSWIKRGLDAAPNRYGIRPGRHWDGVDRSTGYEKDLFKRMNEKQATEREAYLWSVSDM from the exons ATGGTGGGCCCATCTTCAGCATCTACCTCACTGAAGGAGTACcttaaaaaatatgaaagtaaCAACAatgaagaggaaaagaagaaacagaagaaaaagaagaaggttaAACCTAATGTCAAAAGTGTTGGTGTCGTCGTCGTTGACGAAGATCCTGTTTGGCAAAAGCCTGTAAAAATTGAAGATGAAGAGGATGAGTCAGCTG ATGAAGAGCTGCCTCAAGTAAATGAGGATATTGAAGTTAAGCGCATGAAGAGGTTGGAGCAGCTTAGAGCCAGGCGTCCATTTGGTTCCGTTTCAGAAGATGGAAGTGGTTGGGTATCTGTTTCTAGTACTTCTAATAATGTTATTTCTGATGAACAAGTTTCTGATTTGTCCCCGCCACGGAAAAGGCTTGGTCGGAATGATAGTCCCTCACCAGAACCTCAACTTAATCCATCAAGTTCTGGGGCTGATTATTTGTCACCACCGCGTAAACCAAGGGCTCGAAATGATACACCCTCTCCGGAAAGTGGGCCCAACCAGCCAAGAACTCAAGAGGGCGACCTGTCTCCACCCCGCAAACGTAGTGCCAGGAATGATCTACCGAGGGCTAGGATTCATTCACCTTCACCCGAATCCCAGTTGAAGCCTTCAAGCTCAAGAGATGCTGATCTGTCACCACCGCGTAAGCGGAGGGTTCGGAATGATACACCTGAACTTGAAATGAAATCTTTGAACAGTAGAGATGTGGATGTCTCTCCACCAAGGCGACGTAGGATTCGAAATGATACCCCTTCACCAGAATCCAAAGCCAGGTCTTCTGCAGATTTTTCACCACCAAGACGGAGACAAAAGCACGGCCAAAGTCTTCTAGATACTTCTGATGTTTCTCCTCCTCGACGAGGTTCCCGTGCTCAAGGTGATTCAAGAGTCGATCAACCTACAGATCTCTCGCCCTTGAGGAAGGCACGTCCAGCTTCATCCACTATGAAGCAGGGGCCAAAGACTGGTTTGGTTAGTGGCAAAGATATCAAAGAAGAAATTGATAGAACAAAGAAGGAAGATTGGTTGAG GTTTCAGGAAATGGATCCTTTGGTTAGTGGCCGAAACGCTGAACCAGTATATCGGGATAAAATTACAG GACAAAGAATGTCAAAGGAAGAATTCTTGAAGTccaagaagaagaaggaagagaagGAGAAGCCAAAG GAAATAAAACTGGAATGGGGCAAGGGCTTGGCTCAAAAGCGCGAGATGGAGGTTAGGCTTCAGGAACTAGAAAGTGAAAAGGACAGGCCATTTGCACGTACCAG AGATGATCCAGAACTTGACACAATGCTGAAGGAAAGAGTTCGGTGGGGTGACCCAATGGCACATTTGGTTAAG AAAAAGCAATTGGACCCAATTCTGCCGGACTTTGGGACTAATGAGAAAATGAAGGACTCAGGTTTTATAATCCCTCAAGTGATCCCTTCTCACAGCTGGATAAAAAGAGGATTGGATGCAGCCCCGAATCGTTATGGTATAAGGCCAGGGCGACACTGGGATGGAGTTGACCGAAGTACAG GATATGAGAAGGATTTGTTCAAGAGGATGAATGAGAAACAAGCAACCGAAAGAGAAGCATATCTGTGGTCGGTTTCCGATATGTGA
- the LOC107868139 gene encoding BUD13 homolog isoform X2 encodes MKRMSQLVMYFKDEELPQVNEDIEVKRMKRLEQLRARRPFGSVSEDGSGWVSVSSTSNNVISDEQVSDLSPPRKRLGRNDSPSPEPQLNPSSSGADYLSPPRKPRARNDTPSPESGPNQPRTQEGDLSPPRKRSARNDLPRARIHSPSPESQLKPSSSRDADLSPPRKRRVRNDTPELEMKSLNSRDVDVSPPRRRRIRNDTPSPESKARSSADFSPPRRRQKHGQSLLDTSDVSPPRRGSRAQGDSRVDQPTDLSPLRKARPASSTMKQGPKTGLVSGKDIKEEIDRTKKEDWLRFQEMDPLVSGRNAEPVYRDKITGQRMSKEEFLKSKKKKEEKEKPKEIKLEWGKGLAQKREMEVRLQELESEKDRPFARTRDDPELDTMLKERVRWGDPMAHLVKKKQLDPILPDFGTNEKMKDSGFIIPQVIPSHSWIKRGLDAAPNRYGIRPGRHWDGVDRSTGYEKDLFKRMNEKQATEREAYLWSVSDM; translated from the exons ATGAAGAGGATGAGTCAGCTGGTAATGTATTTCAAAg ATGAAGAGCTGCCTCAAGTAAATGAGGATATTGAAGTTAAGCGCATGAAGAGGTTGGAGCAGCTTAGAGCCAGGCGTCCATTTGGTTCCGTTTCAGAAGATGGAAGTGGTTGGGTATCTGTTTCTAGTACTTCTAATAATGTTATTTCTGATGAACAAGTTTCTGATTTGTCCCCGCCACGGAAAAGGCTTGGTCGGAATGATAGTCCCTCACCAGAACCTCAACTTAATCCATCAAGTTCTGGGGCTGATTATTTGTCACCACCGCGTAAACCAAGGGCTCGAAATGATACACCCTCTCCGGAAAGTGGGCCCAACCAGCCAAGAACTCAAGAGGGCGACCTGTCTCCACCCCGCAAACGTAGTGCCAGGAATGATCTACCGAGGGCTAGGATTCATTCACCTTCACCCGAATCCCAGTTGAAGCCTTCAAGCTCAAGAGATGCTGATCTGTCACCACCGCGTAAGCGGAGGGTTCGGAATGATACACCTGAACTTGAAATGAAATCTTTGAACAGTAGAGATGTGGATGTCTCTCCACCAAGGCGACGTAGGATTCGAAATGATACCCCTTCACCAGAATCCAAAGCCAGGTCTTCTGCAGATTTTTCACCACCAAGACGGAGACAAAAGCACGGCCAAAGTCTTCTAGATACTTCTGATGTTTCTCCTCCTCGACGAGGTTCCCGTGCTCAAGGTGATTCAAGAGTCGATCAACCTACAGATCTCTCGCCCTTGAGGAAGGCACGTCCAGCTTCATCCACTATGAAGCAGGGGCCAAAGACTGGTTTGGTTAGTGGCAAAGATATCAAAGAAGAAATTGATAGAACAAAGAAGGAAGATTGGTTGAG GTTTCAGGAAATGGATCCTTTGGTTAGTGGCCGAAACGCTGAACCAGTATATCGGGATAAAATTACAG GACAAAGAATGTCAAAGGAAGAATTCTTGAAGTccaagaagaagaaggaagagaagGAGAAGCCAAAG GAAATAAAACTGGAATGGGGCAAGGGCTTGGCTCAAAAGCGCGAGATGGAGGTTAGGCTTCAGGAACTAGAAAGTGAAAAGGACAGGCCATTTGCACGTACCAG AGATGATCCAGAACTTGACACAATGCTGAAGGAAAGAGTTCGGTGGGGTGACCCAATGGCACATTTGGTTAAG AAAAAGCAATTGGACCCAATTCTGCCGGACTTTGGGACTAATGAGAAAATGAAGGACTCAGGTTTTATAATCCCTCAAGTGATCCCTTCTCACAGCTGGATAAAAAGAGGATTGGATGCAGCCCCGAATCGTTATGGTATAAGGCCAGGGCGACACTGGGATGGAGTTGACCGAAGTACAG GATATGAGAAGGATTTGTTCAAGAGGATGAATGAGAAACAAGCAACCGAAAGAGAAGCATATCTGTGGTCGGTTTCCGATATGTGA